GGAAGAAACAGCGTGGACGGTTGAGCAATGGCTGACGGACCAGGGGCTGGACGAATACAATGCCATGAACGATGGCTTTCTGGATATCACCACCGGGCGGCCGCTGAATCGCCTGAAAGCGTTCGGCCGCCGACAGCTTCAGATGGTGTACATGGCGTTTTACGATTTGGACGGGTTCCGCCGCTTTGTATTCGAAAGTTCGTTTGTCGACCGATTCGACATCGATGAGGCGGTTTTGGCGGATATCCGGACGGACGACAGGGCGTTGATGGACTTTGCCTGCCGCTGGCTGAAATTTTCCCTCTTCGGCGAAATGACGTTTCGGATCCGGGAACGTGCCTAAGAGCTACGTTCTGATTGAGGGCCGGCATCAGGCTTCGATAATATCGTCCTTCAGGGCGTTGTCCGACCAGACCGGCAGGGGCGCGAATTTGCCGGTGTCGGGATCCAGGCGGCAACGGTAGGATGCCCGGGTGGCCTGTTGTTCCCATAACCGATCCCACCCCTGGACGTAATAGGGGCACGCATCGTTGAAGCAGACGTAAAAGAATTCATTGGGCCAGGTGGAGGCCAGGGGTACGCGCCATTTTTTCATTTTCCGGCCGCAGTGGGGGCAATTTGGTGGTTGGTGGACTGTCATAAAAGACCCTTTCTTTCGCTAACCGGTTGACTGGTAAAGGAGGAAGCCATGACCCAGATGGTAGAAAAAGGAAATGTTCCCAGCGATTACTTCGAAGCGGCGCTGGAAAACGGCGAACTGGTGATGGCCCCCTATTGTGCCTGCGGCAACCGCCTCGACGACGATTATTTCTGTGAACAATGCCATCGCGCATGCCGGTGTCGTCTGGTCCTTTGCCGGGATGCCGACACCTTGGACCGGGTTCGGCAGTACATCCGCAAATCCTCTCAGTTTTCAGGGCTTAAAGCCAGACTCGCTTAAGCAAGCAGTCTCCGACTCATTTGGGCAGTACCGCCGCGCTTGCCAGGTCTTTCAGGCGTCGAATCGCCCTGTCGATCATTTTTTGTCCCCCGATTC
This window of the uncultured Desulfosarcina sp. genome carries:
- a CDS encoding ogr/Delta-like zinc finger family protein, with product MTVHQPPNCPHCGRKMKKWRVPLASTWPNEFFYVCFNDACPYYVQGWDRLWEQQATRASYRCRLDPDTGKFAPLPVWSDNALKDDIIEA